The genomic stretch ACGGCAGGGTCTACGCCTATCGGGGGAACGGCCTCCTGCTCTGGCAGTACGACACCGGCGACACCGGGATCGGCGGCAAGCCTGCGGTGGCCGACATCGACGGCGACGGATTTCCCGAAGTGGTCGTGGGCGCCGGCTCGACGCTGCAGGTGGGGACCACCCCGGGGGTCACGGTGCTCAGCCACACGGGCGGATTCCAGTGCCATTTCGCCACCGGGGCGGGGGTCTTCTCGAGCCCGGCGCTCGCCGACCTCGACTTCGACGACGGGGGGCTGAAGGAGATCGTCTTCGGCTCCTGGGACTTCAAGGTCCGGGTGATCAACCACGACTGCTCGCTCAAGAATCAGGTGATGCTGTCCGACACACCGTGGTCGTCGCCGGCGATCGGTGACCTCGACCGCGACGGCATCCCCGAGATCGTCATCGGCGCGCCAGCGAATCCCGTCGCGGGCCCGGTGGGTGACGGCGGCCTGATCCATGCCTTCCGCAACAACCTCGCGAGCGAGATGCCGGGCTTTCCGTACTTCATCGACGAGACGGTCGACTCTTCGCCGGCGCTGGGGGACATCAACGGCGACGGCTGGCTGGACATCGTCGTCGGCGCCGGCTGGTGCTGGGACCGGCCGATCTGCGCGCCGGAGGGCGCGACGCATCTGGTCACCGAGGCGGTCTACGCCCTCGACCGGTTCGGCGCCCTGCTGCCCGGCTGGCCGGTCGTCCTGCCGGCCGATCGCTACGTCTTCGGTTCACCGGCACTCGCCGACTTCGACGGCGACTTCGACCTCGAAGTGGTGTTCAACACCCTGCAAAAGGTCGAGCCGCCGACGACCCCCGAGGGCTGGGTGTACGCGTTGGGCGGCAACGGCGCGATCCTCGCCGGCTGGCCCAAGCGACCGCAGACGCCGGCGACCTGCGACACCTCGAGCTTTTTCGGTACCTCGGCCTCGCCGGTCGTCGCCGATCTCGACGGCGTCGGGGGGCTCGAGATCGCCCTGCCTTCGGTCTGGGAGACCGTGGTCTGGAGTACTGCGGGCGTTCAGCTGACACGCACGGACGCCTGCCCCGATCCGCCCTCGCAATGGGCGCTGGTCACCGGCGGACCGGTGCAGTCGATCGGCATCGGCGACATCGACGGCGACGGCGCCGCCGAGCTCGTGGCGGCCGGCATCGACGCCAGTCCGCTCACCGGGCTGCTCTCCTCGTGGAGTTTCGGGGCCGCCGCCATCGGTGCGCGCCAGCCCTGGCCGCAGTTTCGGCGCAGCGCCGACAACCACGCCATTCTTCGATTCGAGCTCTTGCGCGACGGCTTCGAAAGCGGCGATTTCGCCGAATGGAGCAGCTCCTCGCCCTAGAGCCGACCCCTCGGGGGCTCAGCCGCGCTCGGCCACCAGGGTGAAGAGATGTTCCGACCCCGTCGGGCCGCTGTAGGTCCGCAAGGCCGTCGGACCCCAGGGGGCGAACTCCGGCCGGAAGAGCTGGCGGTGATAGGTCGTCTTCGCCCGGCCGAAGCCGACGGCCGAGAGCAGGTCCTCGATCGCCCCGGGCGAGAAACTCCACCAGGCACTCGGGTCGTGATTGCGGGTCGGATTGAAGGCCATGCCGTGCGACCGCGCCAGGGTCGCGGAGTGCGACGGCAGGCGGCGCACGAAGCCGTCCAGCCGGGTCGTCGTGCGGAAGGGGGGCATGAGGAGCTCGGTCACGATGATGCGCTCGCGGGTCACCCGGGCGGCGGCGGCGAGAGCCGAGTAGGGGTCGCGCAGGTGCAGGAGGATCGACCCGAAGGTCGTGACGTCGACCGGCGGGAGGTCGGCCGGAATCTCGTAGGCCGTGGCGTGGCGCAGGGTGAGCGCCGAACCGAAGGCGTGCCGCGCATGCCACCAGGCCCGGTTGAGTCCTTCGACCACCTCGCGATACCTGCCCTCGAACGACTCCCGGTCGAGGCCCGGGAAGGTCATGATGTCGCCGAGGCGATCGGGCGAGAGATCGAACGGCACGACGTCGGCGCCCCGGCCCTCCATGTGAAAGGAGAGAAAGCCATTGGCGGCGCCGACCTCGAGAACGCGCTTGCCCTTGAGATCGACGCCGCCCAGGTAGGCGTCGACGTTCGGTCGCAGATCCCAGGCGCCGTCGATCGTCGGCAGGCCCGGCAGGTCGATCGAATGGTAGAAGTAGCCGTCGGCGAGCGCCGCGAGCCGATCCGGGATTTCATTCATTGGGAGGGAATCCTATCCGAGGCGGTTCGTCGCCCGCCCGCGGCACCCTGGCGGCCAGGCGGCGCCGGCACCGCCTCCGGCGAGACTTGGATCCGCTCCCACGCCGGATACTCGTAGAGCAGCCGGCCCGAGATCACCCAGACGACGATCTTCTTGCCGGCGAGGCCGTTCTCGCGGCGGGCGAGTGCCTCGCGGGTGCCGTTGGCGCCGCCGGCGGTCACTGCGAGCAGGTCGATGGGCTGGCCCATGGCGCTCGCCAGGTGATCGACGAGGCCGGCGCGGTGGGCGTCGTGGTAGACCACCGAGCTGCTGTCGCCGAGCAGCAGGATCGGGCTCGTGCGTGCCACCGTCTCGACGCCGGCTCCGCTCGCTCCAAAGACCTTCGGTCGCTGGGAGTAGAGAGCCAGCGGGACGCAGGGCGGGCGCGGGGCTTTCAGCTTCCCCCAGAGATCGCCGCAGTCGTCGCGGGTCGAACGCTCGACGGTGAGCGCCAGGCCCGGGCCCCGGGGAGCTCCGCTGTGCACCAAGCGGGTCGCGATCTCGCGCGCCGCGACCTGTGCCGACCACGGGCTCCAGTGGGTGTCCTGAGCGGCGTAGAGCGGCTCGGGGCTGCGGCGGCGTTCGGCCCTGAAGGTCGGCCCGAGGTCGAGCACCTCGATTCCCCGGCGTTCGAGCTCGGCGAGCCAGAGACGCTGCTCGTGCCCGAGGTCGAGCGCGACCGGGTCGGCGTCGGCCAGCAGGTAGTCGGCGTAGATCTCGAACTTCGGCGGAATCCGGACGACGAGCAGCGGGAGCCCGCGTCGGCGGAGTTGGCCCGCGAAATCTCCCACGGCGAGGAGCGCGTCCGTCCGCTCGGCGTCGAGGGGAGTGTCGGGCGGCTTCCCGGACGACTCGTTGGGCACCGGCCAGGGGCCGAGACCGGCGGCGCCCTGGATCTCCGAGCGCAGGAAGAGCCAACCGTCCCGGCCGGCGAAGACCCCCTTGGTCGCCTTCGGGGCCAGAAGCTCCCGGACCTGCTGCCGAAACCGCTCGACCGCCGCTGCGGAATCCGCGGAAACGGCGGCCGCCGCCCCGCTGGCGCCCGCCAGCAAGGCTCCCAGTCCGAGCCCGGCGAGAAGCCCGCGCCCACCCCGCAACGCCCTTCGAATGAACCGTTTGCGTACCGTGGCCAGCGCGGTGCCGGCCGCTTCGCCGGGCGAGATCGCCGCGGAGCCGAGCGAGCTGCTGCCGACTGCGGCGCCGACTGCGGTGCCAGCCGCCCCGGGAGCCGCGCCGCTGGCCCGCAGGCGGCGCGGCGACGGGAGCGCGGCTTTCGGGCGACCGGGCATTCCGGTATCCTACCGCCCCGAGTTGGCGCTCCCTCGAGGCTGCGGCCGCGGCTTTCGTTTGCGGCCGGTCCCTCGCTGCGCCGGCCCGCCGAGAGACCTCCATTGTCCGAAGCCTTCGACCCCATCGTCACCCCGCCCGCGATGCTCTATCTGTCGCTGCCGGTGAGCGACATCTGCAACTACCGCTGCCGGCACTGCCATATCTGGATGCACGAGCAGGGCCCCGACGCCCTCTCCCGCGAGCGCCGGATCGAGCTCGTGCAGGAGTTCGCGCGCCTGAACCCGCAGGGGACGGTGGTCCTCCCGGGCGGCGAGGTGACGCTCGACATGGCGGAGCTCCTGGCGGTCGCCGGGGCCTGCCGCGACGCCGGGCTGCCGTGCGTCATCATGACCAACGGCTCGCGGATCGACACTCCCGAGGCGGCGCAGGCCCTCGTGACCTCCGGCGTCACCTTCTGCGCGGTGTCGCTCGACAGTCACCTGGCAGAGTGGCACAACTTCACCCGCGGCCTGCCGGTGGCCTACGACGAGGCGACGCGCGCCATTCGCCTGCTCGCCGAGGCGCGCGACCGGTGGGCTCCGGAGAGCTTCCGCCTCTGCGTGACCGGCGTGCTGTTCAAGGAGAACCTGCCTCTCTTTCCCGACTTCGTCGAGTTCTGCCGTGCGCAGGGCGCGCAGCACGTCGACCTGCAGGTGCTGGCGCGGACCTTCGCCAACGCCCACGCGAGCCGCGACGCCTTCTTCGAGAAGCACTTCTGGCACACGCCGGAAGAGAAAGCGCAGGCCCGCGAGCTCTTCACCCGCTTCTTGACCGAGCTCGATCCGGCGGGCAGCTTTCTGGTCAAACGCCCGGCCGACCTCGACTGGATCCTGCGCTACGTCGACGACCCCGACTTCACGACCGAAGAGCCGATCTGCGGCTCGCACCACACCAACCTGATCGTCGACGCGCGCGGCGACGGCGCCCTCTGCTTCAACACCCAGCGCATCCTCGACGATCCGTTCGTCGGCAACGCCCGGAGCAGCTCCCTCGCGGAGCTCTGGAGCGGCCGCAAGGCCGCCGCCGATCGCGCCGTGATGGATGTCTGCACGCTGAACTGCGGAGCCCTCAACTGCCACCGCCGGAAGCCCTCGGCCGAGGTCGCGGTCGCATGACGACACCGCAAATACCTCCGGTGGGCACCCTGACGGCGCTCGACGCCGAAGCGATCGTGCGTGAGCTCCTCGAGCGCGCTCCCGGCGAGACGTCGAAGGGCGCCTTTCTCGCCTTCGCCGACGAAGCCCAGCGGGAGGTCGCTCGGCGTCTCGGCGAGGCCTACGGCTCCGATCTGTTCGGCCGGTTGATGGCGCTCAAGATCGTCAACCTCGCGGTTGCGCGCTATCACTTCGGCCATCGCCACACGGCCCTCGCGTCGCGTCCGGTGCAGCTCATGCTCGACCCGGCGAACAACTGCCATCTCTCCTGCCCGGGCTGCGTGCACACGGCGAACAAGGACCTCTCGGCGCGCTACGACTGGCCGGGCGGCCTGCTCTCCCCGGCGACGTACGATCCGTTTCTCCGCGAGCTCGGGCCGACGGCCTTCGGAGCGGTGTTCTACAACTACGGCGAGCCGATGCTCAACAAGCGCACGCCGGCGATGATCCGCGCCGCCAAGGACTATCTGCTGCACACCTGCATGTCGACCAACTTCTCGTTGCCGGTCGACGTCGAGGCGCTGGTCGGATGCGGGCTGAACTTCCTCTTTCTGTCGATCGACGGCGCCTCGCAGGAGATCTACGCCCGCTTTCGGCGCGGCGGCGACCTCTCCCTGGTGCTCGACAACACCCGGAGGCTCCTCGCGGCCCGTGAGCGCAGCGGGTCGAACGTGCCCTACGTTCTCTGGCGCTTCCTCACCTTCGAGCACAACCTGCACGAGGTCGACGAGGCGATCCGCGTCGCTGCCGACGTCGGCGTGGACCAGATCTCGATCACCACGCCGTTCGCCGTCGACTGGGACGACCCCGAGATCCGCATCGCACGCTCGGAGCGCGAGGGGATTCACCTCCTGCGGCCGGGGGCGACCTTCAAGGGTCCGCTCGACGACTGGCGCCAGGTCGCCCTGCCCGCCGCCGAGATCGAACGCGAGTTCGCGCGGACCTGGGCGGAGCGCGTGCAGAGCGGGCCGCTCGAGGAGCCGAGCCGGAGCCGTTCCGCGACCTGCGCCTGGCTCTACCAGAGCCTCACGATCGACGCGCGCAACCGGGTGATGCCCTGCTGCATGACGCCCGAGCAGGGGTCGAACCGCGTCTACGGCACCTATCCGGATTTGCAGGGGCAGACTTTCAACCAGTCCGACTACCGACTCTCCCGGCTGGCCTTCGCCGATCGCGAGGCCTACGGCCGGGAGAAGGGTTCGACTCCGGCCGAAGAGGCACCCTATTGTGCAGTCTGCACCGCGAACCCCGAGCTCACCTACACGCTCGAGCGCGACGTCGTCCGCGACCTCGGGTTGCTGGACCCCCGCCGGCTCGTCTCGGAGGCGAGCGTTCGCGACTTGACCGACTGGCCGCGCTCCCGGTGATCCCTGGTTCGCTTGGCGCGCGAGCCCGCTCATGAGGGGGCGGCTCCTGCTGGGCATCCTCGTCCTCACGGTGCTCCCGGCCTGTCGCGGGGGCGCTCCCGAGGCGGCGCGCGCCCGCTCCGTCATCGTCGTCGACATCGATACCCTGCGCGCCGATCATCTGGGCACCTACGGCTACGAGCGCGCGACCTCACCGAATCTCGACGCCTTCGCCCGGCGCGGCGTGCGCTTCGAGTGGGCGTTCAGCCAGGCGCCCTATACCCTGCCGTCGCAGACTTCGATTCTCACCTCGCTCTATCCGAGCCGGCACCTGGTCCTGCACGATGGCGACCGTCTCGCGCCCGAGCGGGTGACGCTCGCCGAGCGCTTCGCGGCGGCGGGCTTCACGACCGGGGCGTTCGTCGACGGCGGCTATCTCAAGGCGCATTTCGGCCTCGACCAGGGGTTCGCGACCTACTTCGACCTGAACGGCGGTGGCGTGAGAGAGGGCGAGCCTCGCATCCGCGAGTGGCTGGAGCGCCACCGCACCGAGCGCTTCTTCCTCTTCCTGCACACCTATGACGTGCACACGCCGTACGCGCCGCCGGAGCCTTTCCACGGTCGTTTCGCGCAGCTCGTCGCGCCGCCCTCGCCCGGCTTTGCGCCGACCAGCGAGGCGCTCGAGGCGGTGCGCCTGTCGCAGTACGGGCCGGCGCCGGTGCGCCTGCCGGAGAACGATCTGGCCTACGCCGAGGCGCTCTACGACGGCGAGATCGCCTATGTGGACGAGTGGTTCGGGCGTCTGATGGCGGCGCTCGCGGAGCTCGGCCTCGCCGACTCGACGGTCGTCGCGGTGGTCTCCGACCACGGCGAGGAGTTCGGCGAACACGGCTCGCTCCTGCACGAGAAGCTCTACACGTCGGTGACGCGCGTGCCGCTGCTGCTCGCCGGCCCCGGGCTCGAGCGCGGCGCGAGCGTTGCGGCGGTCGTCGAAACGATCGATCTCGCGCCCACGCTCCTCGAACTGGCGGGCGTAGCTGTTCCCGCGACCCCGGACGCGGCCTCGCCTTCCGAAGCCGCGATGGAAGGGCGCTCGCTCCTCGCAGAGATCTCGGGGGCGGCCCCGGACGGAGCCGGCGCTGGGACGGAGTCGACGGCGGTGCTCGAGTCCCCGTTCTTCGGCGTGCAGCGCTCCTGGGTGGACGGGACCCATCACCTGATCGTCTCGCTGGCGAGCGGCCGTGCCGAGCTCTATCGCTACCGCGAGGACCGCGATGAGCAGCACGATCTGGCAGTCGGGGCGCCGGAGGAACTGCGCCCCCTCCTCGCGAAGCTGCGGCGGTGGAGTCGCGACCGTCCTGCCGCGACGCTGCTGGAGCGTGAGAAGGTTCAACTTCCACCCGAAGTCGAGGCGTCCCTGCGCGCCCTAGGATACCTGCAATGAAGATACCCGAAATCCCCGATCTTCAGGTTGGCGCGTCGTTGCCGCGCCTGATGCTCGCACTCCTGCTCGCAGCGCTCACCCTGGCTGCGGCTGCCTGCCGTTCCACGCCGGCGGAACCGGCCGGAGGTCTGCGCTGGATCGAAGGAGCCCCGGCCGACGAACTCATGGTCGCCCAGCTCTCCGACGTCGAGTGCCTCGTCGGCTCGACCTTCGAGGGTCGGCGTCCGGGGGACGGCCTCACACTTGCCGACGCTTTTCCGCTCGAGAACGAGAGCGGCCAGGGCCTGACGGTGCGTGGCGGAGAGCTCGCTCCACGCCTGGTCATCGACCGCACCTTCGGCCCGGGAGAGATCGATGCCGTGCGTCTGGCTGTCGCAGGGGTCCGCAGGGGCAATGTGCGTGTGCGCTGGACGGTTCCGGGATCGCCCGCCCCGGCGGGCAACTTCGAGCTCCCCAAGTCGCTCGGCGCTGGCACGATCCGCAACCAGTTCTTCTTCGATCTCTCGGGAAGGCTCCCGCCTGGTGAACCGGTCCGCCTCGAGATCGAGCCCACGACGGTGGCCGGGGAGTTGGTGACACTCACCGACCTTTGTATCGGCCGTGCGCGGCTCGACTCCGAGCGCCTCGCTGTCGCTGCCCGCGTTGCCTGGAAGGCCACGCTCGCCGACGAAGCGCGCGACGTCCTGGTGCAGCCGGCAGCCGGTCAGATCGAGAAGAGCCTGGTCCTGCCGAGCTCGGCCCGGCTCACCACCGGCTTCGGCCGTCTCGCCGGACGCTCCACGGCAGTTCGGTTGCGCGCGACAGTGGCTGGTATCGGCGAGGACCCGCGGATTCTCTTCGAACGAGTCGTCGGTGCTGCGGAGCTTGCCGGAGGGTGGGTCGATCTCGCGATCGATCTTG from Thermoanaerobaculia bacterium encodes the following:
- a CDS encoding radical SAM protein, which codes for MTTPQIPPVGTLTALDAEAIVRELLERAPGETSKGAFLAFADEAQREVARRLGEAYGSDLFGRLMALKIVNLAVARYHFGHRHTALASRPVQLMLDPANNCHLSCPGCVHTANKDLSARYDWPGGLLSPATYDPFLRELGPTAFGAVFYNYGEPMLNKRTPAMIRAAKDYLLHTCMSTNFSLPVDVEALVGCGLNFLFLSIDGASQEIYARFRRGGDLSLVLDNTRRLLAARERSGSNVPYVLWRFLTFEHNLHEVDEAIRVAADVGVDQISITTPFAVDWDDPEIRIARSEREGIHLLRPGATFKGPLDDWRQVALPAAEIEREFARTWAERVQSGPLEEPSRSRSATCAWLYQSLTIDARNRVMPCCMTPEQGSNRVYGTYPDLQGQTFNQSDYRLSRLAFADREAYGREKGSTPAEEAPYCAVCTANPELTYTLERDVVRDLGLLDPRRLVSEASVRDLTDWPRSR
- a CDS encoding VCBS repeat-containing protein codes for the protein MVQAKHLRHPLHPTLQRFASGALVVFALLCAPTRARAGVFPTPTPGFPVAVGAGANYLGPPVFADLDGDFENEIIFGGNDGRVYAYRGNGLLLWQYDTGDTGIGGKPAVADIDGDGFPEVVVGAGSTLQVGTTPGVTVLSHTGGFQCHFATGAGVFSSPALADLDFDDGGLKEIVFGSWDFKVRVINHDCSLKNQVMLSDTPWSSPAIGDLDRDGIPEIVIGAPANPVAGPVGDGGLIHAFRNNLASEMPGFPYFIDETVDSSPALGDINGDGWLDIVVGAGWCWDRPICAPEGATHLVTEAVYALDRFGALLPGWPVVLPADRYVFGSPALADFDGDFDLEVVFNTLQKVEPPTTPEGWVYALGGNGAILAGWPKRPQTPATCDTSSFFGTSASPVVADLDGVGGLEIALPSVWETVVWSTAGVQLTRTDACPDPPSQWALVTGGPVQSIGIGDIDGDGAAELVAAGIDASPLTGLLSSWSFGAAAIGARQPWPQFRRSADNHAILRFELLRDGFESGDFAEWSSSSP
- a CDS encoding sulfatase, whose product is MRGRLLLGILVLTVLPACRGGAPEAARARSVIVVDIDTLRADHLGTYGYERATSPNLDAFARRGVRFEWAFSQAPYTLPSQTSILTSLYPSRHLVLHDGDRLAPERVTLAERFAAAGFTTGAFVDGGYLKAHFGLDQGFATYFDLNGGGVREGEPRIREWLERHRTERFFLFLHTYDVHTPYAPPEPFHGRFAQLVAPPSPGFAPTSEALEAVRLSQYGPAPVRLPENDLAYAEALYDGEIAYVDEWFGRLMAALAELGLADSTVVAVVSDHGEEFGEHGSLLHEKLYTSVTRVPLLLAGPGLERGASVAAVVETIDLAPTLLELAGVAVPATPDAASPSEAAMEGRSLLAEISGAAPDGAGAGTESTAVLESPFFGVQRSWVDGTHHLIVSLASGRAELYRYREDRDEQHDLAVGAPEELRPLLAKLRRWSRDRPAATLLEREKVQLPPEVEASLRALGYLQ
- a CDS encoding radical SAM protein translates to MSEAFDPIVTPPAMLYLSLPVSDICNYRCRHCHIWMHEQGPDALSRERRIELVQEFARLNPQGTVVLPGGEVTLDMAELLAVAGACRDAGLPCVIMTNGSRIDTPEAAQALVTSGVTFCAVSLDSHLAEWHNFTRGLPVAYDEATRAIRLLAEARDRWAPESFRLCVTGVLFKENLPLFPDFVEFCRAQGAQHVDLQVLARTFANAHASRDAFFEKHFWHTPEEKAQARELFTRFLTELDPAGSFLVKRPADLDWILRYVDDPDFTTEEPICGSHHTNLIVDARGDGALCFNTQRILDDPFVGNARSSSLAELWSGRKAAADRAVMDVCTLNCGALNCHRRKPSAEVAVA